The Arachis hypogaea cultivar Tifrunner chromosome 14, arahy.Tifrunner.gnm2.J5K5, whole genome shotgun sequence genome has a segment encoding these proteins:
- the LOC112741442 gene encoding pectinesterase inhibitor 1-like — MASFMSRTALFLLLSAVALFAAEAIPASRNFHVVQHRLDLAAEISKFCQSTQNATLCTKILQPYEGIHFDQFKALDITLDATSEQAKLTLAAIESLFFKKGLSKSTKDSLKICKDQYKSILGSIKEAKAMVATKNVIEAKYKVSAVISFYEACSDSFDIGETIPFAAQSEPVFQIGGNCLDILAAMEKALPATPVVMNSPPSPYSNVIGTIS, encoded by the coding sequence ATGGCATCTTTCATGAGTAGGACAGCCCTTTTCCTCCTCCTTTCCGCGGTGGCCTTGTTCGCAGCCGAGGCCATCCCGGCCTCTCGCAACTTCCACGTGGTCCAGCACCGCCTAGACCTCGCGGCGGAAATCAGCAAGTTCTGCCAAAGCACCCAAAACGCCACCCTTTGCACTAAAATACTCCAACCATATGAAGGTATTCACTTCGACCAATTCAAGGCCCTTGACATCACCCTTGACGCCACCAGTGAACAAGCCAAGTTAACCCTGGCCGCCATAGAAAGCTTGTTCTTCAAGAAAGGTCTATCAAAGTCCACAAAGGACTCGCTCAAGATTTGCAAGGATCAGTACAAGAGCATCTTGGGTTCCATCAAGGAGGCCAAAGCTATGGTGGCTACCAAAAATGTTATCGAGGCAAAGTACAAGGTTTCCGCTGTTATCTCCTTCTATGAAGCGTGCAGCGACTCCTTCGACATTGGCGAGACGATCCCTTTCGCCGCCCAATCTGAACCCGTTTTCCAGATTGGTGGCAACTGCTTGGACATTCTTGCCGCCATGGAGAAAGCTCTTCCTGCTACACCTGTTGTCATGAACTCACCTCCTTCTCCGTACAGCAACGTCATTGGAACCATCTCATAA